CTGCCCATGCCCATGGCTGGGCTCCGTGTAGTCACAGTACGATGCCAGTGCCAGGGTCTGGGTTGGTTCTTGCCCCACTGCCCCTTTCCAGAGCcagaggagcagccccagaggTGGCATGTGTCTCACACCAGAGCCTCATGCCTGTGTTCTCAAGATCAGAAGCTGCAAGGACAAGCCAGGCACCTTCACCTGAGTAGTGCAAGGCTGGATGGAGGAATGGCAGCTGCTGTATGGCTACAAAAGCAGCTCCCAACAACTGGAAATCCTCACCCACACCTTGGGACCCCTACCCAGCCTCTTCTAGTGCTTCTTCAGCTGAAGGTGAACAGCAAAGCAACTCTTCCCACCCTGACCAAGCCCACAGTAATTCCACCATCTCAACACTTTCAAACTGTTTACCTCCATGCGTCCAGGCACCCTAGAACAGGGATTTTTAGGGTCACTTTCAAAGATCCCAGACATAGATCAGGATTTTATGACTCTTCTCCTCCAAGACAAGGATTTGGCTCAGCACCGTGTCCTGGAGGGAATGGTGCTGTGCCAcgtgtccctgctcccagaaCCTGCTGCACCCAGTGGGCTCCTGCCCCTCCAATGCACCCGTGGGCAGCTGCACCCTCATTTTCAAGCTTCTTGCAGTCATGTGAAGGTCACCACCTCTTCCCAGGCTGCATGGGACAGTGGCACCAACCCAAGAAACATCACATCAGAAAGGTGGATGTGGAGAAACACACTCAGTGATCAAAGATCTGAATCATCTCGGAGCAAcctgctccctcctccttcctccaagGAGCAGGGAGCCTTAAAGCTCTCCCAGGCTTCCCACCCTGCTCAGGCTGTGCAGTgttttcctgccctgctcttcccaggcAGACAGCTGcagccccgcagcccccgcTGCTCCGCCGTAATGGGCTCCGGCTGTCCCAACCCCACCTGAAACCACACACAGCCTTTGTTTCGGccctgggagagggaacagaCACTTCCAGAACCCCctgaagaaaaagagggaaaaaaaaacccggCTGTGTGACTCTTCCCTGACCAGGCTTTCACCTTAGCTCCAGGGTTTTCCAGGCTGCAGACACGATCTCATTTCCCctgccccctcccagccccagcaatTACTACTTAAGCTGTTAAAACAAGTGTGGCCAGTCTGGTACGAAGTGGAAAATCTGATCCTAGGGAAGTGAgaaggcaggggaaaagggaggtcAAGGGGAGGTGGGAGAATAGGATCAGACAAGAAGTCTCCCTCCACCTCAGGATCAAATCCCCCTTCCCTGGGGTTCCTGGTGCCTCCAAAGGCCACCCTGATGGGACACTGCTGCTCCAACCTCCCTGCAGCATCTTCTCCCTTACAGGCCCATTTGTCCCAGGAAAGCGAAGCTCGCTCCAGTCTGGGCAGGATGGGTGACTGCTGCCACAGCActtgctgcttccccaggatCACCGAGACCCAAAGAAGGGATTTAGAATTTGACTGTACTTGTCCTGTCCCCGTGGAGCAGGGACTGGGCACAATTCCTGGCAAACTGGAGAGAGCCTGGCTTCCTCCAGCCACCTACAGGACCAACACTGCTAGAGATGAGTTTGTGCTTCTTAGGGCTCCACTACCCCAAATCAGTGGTTCTGTGAGAACCAAGAACAGATTTATCTTCTGCATCTACAGAAAAGGAATCATGGCTCCTCAGAAAATGTAATTCAAGCTATTTTGTGGATTACCTGGAAAAGGGAATACACACCTGTGTCACAAACAGTCCCAAATCCCCAGGCATAGGCAAAACAACCACCTTTGTGTCTTCAACCTCTTCCCAGCCCACACAAAAAAGGATAGAACTTCTCCTCTTTTCAATTGGTagttcaaaacaaacaaaaagacttTAATttatacaaaacaaaaccatgtaGAATCAGTTAAACACCACTGACTGtacaaaggaataaaaaaataaaaggatagtccaaaaaacccaactcagGAATGGTACAAGTGTTGGAGAGCAGCTACAGACTAGTGTTGACATCAGATGCAAgactcttttccttttaaattaaaaaataaaaatgtttgttgCTGGGCAATCACTCCAGGGAAATCTTCCATTGCCACTCCAGACAGGATCTGTGAGACTTTACAGGGTAACAAAACCTAAACCAACCACAGGGAAACAGCATGGGGAGGTGGCACACATGGCACAGCCAAACCAAAGCAGCGGTACGGTGAGTTTTGAGACATGCAGCAGCTTGGTGATTTCAGGAAGGATCCCACCGGCGCCGGGGCCCCGTGGTGCCCGGGGGCGATTCCCGGGATGCCGGTCACCTGTTGGCCGTatatccctgtgctgctgagccagcGATTGTCTTCGGCTGTGTGTTAAGTGATGGGAAACAGGTGCCAGCCATCCCAGACAGGTTCTCCAAATCCCCTGGCCTTCGTGCCACCGGCACGGCCCGGCTGCAGCTTTGCTCTTGAGCCAAAGCACCCCTTCAAAGGATTCCTCTCCCCCTCCACCTGCCTGGGGTTTAATTCTGTCCTCGCTCACTTGAGCTGGGTGATAAAGCACGAGAGAGCCGAGCCAAGAGACCTGCccgtgctgtgctctgcagagaggggaggggaaattctccagcacctcccaggtCGGCTCTGGAGCAAGGGAAGCAATGTCCCCGCAGGGTGATGTGTCCCTCTTGTCCCTGCTGCCTGGACACAGCGGGTCTGTCGGCCGTGCGGGAGCTGCAGCGGCTTCATTCTGCCCATGCAGTGCCCCAAGGCTGCCTGGGAAGGGGAGCGGAGCAAGCTGATCCCAGGAGGAGACGGCAGCACTGTACACTTGCTACCGTGCTACTCACATTCTACACACTTTGGCCACCTGTGACAAcctgccaccacagcccagccctACTGCCAAGCTGCCTCAGCTTCTGGGATAAGGGCTGGGTGCTATTTCTCAGTTTCCAGGTAGATTTCCAGCACAGGTCAGCTGTGGAACAAAGCCAGGGAAGCAGGTGCACTTGCCTGACAGAAGATCCATCCCAAGCTCTTGCCCCTCCAAGATCCAGGAGCCATCCCACAGAGCAAAGCAGTTGGCTCTCCTCATCTCCTGGGATTGTCCCAAGAGCCAAGTGATTTTTGCCACTGAGGGACCTGGAGATGGCTGTTTCCCCACCCCAACCTTCTGCCTTTCCAGTCCCTGCTCCTTCACGTTCCAGTGGGGAAAGCTGCTTTTGCCCTTTCTCACTTTCATCCAGGAGAAGCCACAGCAGCACGAGCTCAGGCAGCATctttgggaaagcaaagctgggagcagccaggatcCAGGGACTGTCACATGGGGTGCTGTCATGGATGGAGGGCACTAGAAGTGATGGCTGAGGCTTTGCAGCAGTAAGGGACAAAattcagcatttctcctctgctttaGGCACAATGCTTCCACCCCGTTCCCAAATCCCCGATGAGAAAGCACAAAGTGAGCAAGGTAGCAGTCtaaccccagagctgcctcttctTGCTGCCTGCCAAAACACTCCAATCCCCCAGGACCCTGGCCTCGCCACTGTGCTTCTTCATGCACTGCCATCCCACCCTGCCTTCGGCACTCAAAACTTCTAGGGAATGATAGGAATAGAGCAGCTTGGGGCATGTTCCACACCAATTGTCCTTTCCTTCTGCACATGCAGTATTTAAAAACACCAGCACGAGCCCAGAGGTGAGGGAAAGTCTCTTAAAGCATTTATGTGTTTTCATTGGAAAATCCTCCACTTGTCCCCTTGGCTGACACTGGGAAAGTCAATCCAGTGCTTGTATTTACACGGCTGCATAAAATTTTCCCTGACtgcttcttaaaaaaacccttaaaaaacaagtgatatttatatatatgtataatatttACATAAATAAGCGAAGGCGGCGAACAGAGTGCTGCCTTCCCCTTTCCAAATGGCCAACTCTTGCcttgatttctgttttttttggcAACAGCAGGTTAACATCCTGGTGAAAACTGTCATTACtccctgtttcctttttttgtctgCATCCAATGATCACTATTGCACCAGCAATCTGTTCAGGAGGCCAAGAGTTAAAGTTGCAGCACAGACTCTCCTTGCCTACTCCCTTAAGCCTCTCAATCTTCCATTAAATCCATTGCTCCATTGAGACTGGATGAGCTTTTatccccttcccccctccccaacccGGCAGCTGCTGAATTTTCCACCCCAGGCCAAGAGGCAAAGCCCAAAGCATTCTTGGAGGGTCACTTGGCAGATCCTCTCCCCGCCAGCACTGCGGGATCCAGCCTGCACCATGCTTCTTCCTATGCCAAGCCAAAACGTGAGCACATTCCTAACGCTTGTGCGTGCCATTGGAAAAGCAACCGTGGCCCATCCGAAAGGATCCAGTGGGAAAGGGTTCGGTGTGCAAACAGCTGTACATCGGTGGGTGGGTGTGGATCCGACAGAAGCTCAGGGTGCCCATCCTGCTAAGAGATCTTGCAGTTGTTGCGTGAGCAGTTCTGTGGGGGGCTCTGGGGCGGCCGGATGGATTTGGATCTCTTCAAGCTGttccctttgctgctgctcccgCCCCCGCTGCTGGCCAGGGAATAGGAGCGGCCGTGCATCATCACTGCGTTCATCCCGTTGGCCATGGAGAAGGACTTCAGGTGGCTCTTGATGGTGACGGGCAAGGGCAGCTTGTCAATGAGGTGCACTGGGGTGCAGGACACAATGGCTCGGCAGCACAGGTCCTGTAAGCTGAACACTGTGGGGACAAAGGACCACACAGTCAAGGGCCAGATCTCCTGCGCTGCCCTTCCCCCACAACTATTCCTTAtgctgcacagctccagctcctcagggagATGTGTCAATAATGATTGCACAGGAGCCGGGACAACGGAGCAGGATATTTAGGACAAAAGCTTGGGAAATCAAGGTGAGCTGTGCCATTGGAGGTTTGTGCTTTGCAAGACACCAGCTCTAGTGTGAACACAGGGTTAAGGCACTGCCAGTCCCGCTCTGCTCAGCACCCAGGGCTGCCAGGGCCCAGCTCACATTCctgacagacacttggcttcCCAACCCATCCTCTGGCAACCAGGATGTGCCTGGGAAAGAGGCACCAGGGTCAGCAAGCCCTGAAACAGTGTCACCTGGGGCCTGCTCAGGGGGCAGCTTTCTGCAGAACCCCCAAGCCACAGAGAGCCCAACAAGCCAGAACACCCAGAACACCACTCTGCTCTTTCCAGCTGCCCAGCATGCTCCCATCTCAGTGTGCACTGCCCTGTGAAGTCCCATGTGAGCCTGCCTTGTGAAGTCCCATCTCCTTGCCGGGGAATTCGCAGCCAGGGGCCACAGGAGGGCACTCGTTATCCGCCTGCTTGCCTGCAGCCAAAGCCATGCTGCCATTCCCGAGCAGGCAGATCCTCATTCCCTAGGGAGCCCTCCGTTCATGGTATCACAAAATCATTTAGGTTAGAAAGGTTTTCTAAGACTatcgagtccaaccattcccccagcactgccaatgCCTCCACTAAAccacgtccccaagtgccacatctgcatCTTTTTTAAcccatccagggatggtgactcacttgctgccctgggcagcctgcttaagtgcctgaccaccctttttGTGAGGAAATTTCCCCTAatgtctaatctaaacctcctctggcacaATTTGAGGCTGTTCCCTTTTGAGCTTTCCATTCCCAATCAGGCAGCCTGCAGTTACAAATCCTCTGGAAAAGATTCAGGAAAGGTTTGTGCATTCAGCCCAATCTCTGCCCACCATCCCTCTGTGACCTGCAGACCATGGCACAGCAGCAAGGTTGGGAACAGGAGCACAAGGCAGAAATTCTGGTGAATGGGGCTGGCAAAACAGGATTTTCTCACCCTGgtgagcaggagctgaaggtCCACATGAGAACAGGTCACCCCAGGATCacagatctgctgctgctcagactgCAGTGGGACACACTGCTACCTCCAGCCAGGAATAATGTGGGAACTGAGGCTGTTCTGCTTCAAGCTCAACAGGTTGAGATGTAGCATGTAATCTGCTTGTGGTTTCCCTCCCTGTGGCACACATGcttggatatatggaataaCCCAGCCCACTGCTGACAGCAGGGATGAGATTTAgtccctttcagctccttgggcATACTATGCTTCCCTCCAAAACGAGGAAGACAGGCTCAGGCAAGGGCAAGGAGTGAGGTGCTTACACTTGGATTTATCCCACACAGCTGTTCGACTGAAGTACTTTCAAGCTGGAAGCTTAATTGCCTTTAGCCTCATCCAAAGTAAGTGGAAAGGCAGATGATGCCCCAGAGCACTTCAGGTCCTGGACATGCTGAGCTGCCCTCTGGAGCTGCCCATCCCTATGCCAACACAGGCAGCATCTGGCTCAGCTTCAGCTTGTGTAGCCTGAGGCATTTCTCCACATCACATGGATATAGCTCCCACCATTCCACACCTCCCAcctgggcagccacagccccacGGCTCCACGTGAGCCCAAACTCCCCACACGGAGCAGCATCCTGCCCACTGACCTCGGTTGGGTCTCCAGATCTTCTCCATGCCATGTCGCATGAGGACGATGCGGGACAGCTCCGTGAAGGACTCGATGACGTTGAAGTTGCACAGGGGGCTCACCTCGAAGAAGGTCATGCAGTTCTTCTCGGCGTAGGCGCGCGCCTGCTCCGTCGGCACCTGCCGCTTGAAGGCCAGGTGCAGCCTGTTCCCCACCAGGATCCGTGGGACACCTGGGGCGTGCTGCAACACGGAAGGAAGTGGAGAAACCATGGCTACACCCAGCATTCTGCTTAGCTGCAATAGCAGCCAagggaaaagaagcagaaggTGCTCTGTGGCCAAGGGACTGtccagcagcacctctgtgTGGGGACAACTAATCTGTCAACTCCCAGTCCATTCATTTGAGGGAACTTTCCTGTCTTTCTTGACCATTACTGAGCCCTTTCCTACTACTCCAGATTTACACAGAGGTGGAGGGCAGACACTTATTGCTTTGCTCCACTTACGACTGCACTGTCATCATGTCCcctccacagcagagctgctcctgtccccacgTCAGGTAACACCTTGGGTGATACCTCCCCATGTCTCTGCTATAGATCGCTGCATGTGTTCTTCCATTCACTTACCTCATCTATTTCCTTTATCCATCGGTCTATCCCATCAAAGGACCAGCGATTAGTGATGTCATACACCAAGAGAATTCCCTGATGGAAAACAGTCAGAAGCAATCAGGAAGTTTCATAGTAGGCAATGTAAAAGGGACAGGACAACCCTGAAAGACccccacattaaaaaaaaaaacaagaagcaaaGGACAGAAcactgctccagctgcaccATTTATGTGCTGAAAGGGCAAAGATTGAGACAACAGAGCTGTGCTAATGCAGTCCCAGGTCATTAGGGAAGGCTTTACTCCTGTTATGGTTCTGGTATCCCCCAAATAGTTTCCAAAGCTGCAGTCACTACACAAGACAAGGAACTGTCTCAGCGGCTGTATCTGGAAGAGCAAGACACACCCTTCTGTCACAAATCTGATACAAACTTGCTGAGGCAGAaacacaccttttttttcctatccccTTAACACAGAACAGCTGCAGTCAGTGGTGaggtggcagcaggacaggaaggAACTTTCAAGCACACACCTCTTATCCAGAACCTGTGTTACTGTGAGCCCTTTGCTGACAGGGAAGAAGATGAATAATACCAATAAGCACCACAGGATCTCCACAGACAGCTCTCAGGACCAGGATCCATCCAGACTTTGCTGAAGGTGTTTCCCACTGCCACATTGGCAGAGAATGCTTTCTTCAGGTCAGAGGTATCTAGAGCATCCTCAGGTTCACATCCATTGTCCCTGAACTCCACCTGCATCCATGAATCGCTTCCCAGTCACCTCCTGAGGTGCAGCACaaggtgctggcagcagcacaggcatcACTCAAGGCATGAaagacacagagcagctctgaggaaTCTCTACCTCACCCCAAGCCGGGCTGGCAGGACCCAGGAGCATGGCCAGACTGTTGGCCACCACTCAGGCATCTCCACAGCATCTCCCAGCAAGTGAGCTTTTCTTGAATCTGAGTACTTCTGAGGACAGACACAAGGAAAGTAGGCTctgcctggccctgcaggcaCACGagtcaggagctgctgctcggTACCAGCTGGGCACAGACAACATTTATGGAATTGTCCTCAGCAGAGACTTTCTGCAACCCTCCCATTATTTTTCTGACTTCTTGTCACTCTTCTTTGCAATCAAGGACATTCCAAGTGACAACAGGCACTTCAAGCTGACTTGGCAGAATCATAGTACAAGATGCCTGGAATGGGAACTAGGGAGGAGGAGACGATCCTGTACTGAGAGGGGAGGAATCCAGCTGGGAAGGCAGCACTGAATGAAAGGGAACCTAGCAGAAGCAAGACTAAGGGCAAACCAAACCAGATCACTGAGCACCAAATTCCACAGAATCAGCCTTCCCTAAAACAGGGGTATCCTCCAGGAACAGCCATCCCTTATAGCAAAGCCCCAGCATAAGCAGAGACCTTAAATTACCAAAGGAAGGTCTCAGCTTTCAGCCCAGTCCTCCCTGTGAGAGGCCTGGATTGAGCACAGGTAAGGAGAGAGCTGAGACACCCCCAGCAGGGTCAGGGACCCTGGAGCACCCTTGTGTATCTGTGGAGTTGCTCCTTTACTCTCTGAAATGAAAGATGTGCTACACAGATGGGAAACACAAGCTACTCAGTCCTCCTAAATCCCAGTTTTACAATCCTTGCTGCTGCCAACTCCTGTGGTGAATTGAGAGGAGCCTGTGCAGAAAGCTTGTGTATGATATGCCtcaaatttacaaaaaaataaaaataattaaatgcagAGCACACAGGAATGATAAACTGGCATCTGGGCCACAAAGGAACCTGAAATCTCATAATAAAATCACATCTGGAGCTGGCACTAGCACTGCTCCCCCCCTCCTGGAACAGCAACCGTTCCTGGAATGCACCGAGTGTGCCTCGACCTTGTCTGCCTCTCTCTCAGCTCTTTTGGAATAAGCAGCTCTCGAAGCCTGAccaattttataattttatgaCAATTCAGATTCTTCCTTGTAAAACAATTCTGACTCTTGAGCTGTACCCTCAGCCCCACTGCCCACTGCTTCCACCCCAGGCAGTCACTCTCCAGgtgaagtttgttttttctgtccTCCCTGGCCCTCCAACATCTCCACATCTGCATTTTACCCCCAGAGAAAGGCTCAAATGCACAAAAATAGAAGGGCAGAGGGCACAAAAGGCAAGTCAGGTGGGCTGGCTTCATGTTTGACAGCCCAACATAAAGAGCAAGCCCTACAAAATCTGACTTTGAGGCTGTTTTTTTGACCTGAAGGTGAGTTTGCATAATGGCAGAAGCATCTGTGGGGTGGGGAAAGCATCTTCAGATTCCTTCAAGGAAAGCCTGGAGCTCCTACCTAAAGTCCATAGTTTTTTTGTAATCTAATTTCTAGGACAGTCCAAAAACTTCATAATCAAAAGAGATtgaagttgtttttgttttggaggagaaaaggaTCAGTTTCTCCTAGatttagcaaagaaaaataagaaggaaataatgattttccataattaaaaaatcccacaaaaccaAAGATACTGCTTCTCGAGGACCCAATCTGGAAATACCTACTAGCAGGATACATCACATTTTAATTGCACATcgaaaaaaaatactttgagcttttttttttaaattttccctctatttgttttgatttccaGCTTCCAAGGCTGCGTGTGAGAATTAACAAGAGTCAGGAAATAATGAAGCAAATGGTTTGATGAGCACCTTCCAAGACAAATGGCCAGCAAGATAAATAAAGTCTACTTGCTTCATTTCTGGATTGACAAGCTCCTTCAGCCAAGAGAAACAGGCCCAAAACCTAGTTTGTGATGATTATTTCTGCCGGAAATAATAATGCTTGAGGAGGAGAGAGTTTTTAAGCTTGCTGGGAGCTTCTGCCTGGATCTTATTTGAATAGGAATAAGGATAAAACTTCAGCAAAAACACACCCCTACATTCAAGGTGGAAGGTCAAGACCACGATTTCTAAATGCAAAACATGACACCTTGCCTGCCAGCAGAGCCTCCAAGCCCCACCACAGCTTCAGCACACATGTTTGGAGTGAAGATTGTCCAGGAAAGCTTCTCAAAGGTCAGAAGACACAGAGGTCAAGTTGCCTGTGACTTTCTCAATCCCCCTTCTGCCCAGGTGGGTAtggagcccagctgtgccacagctcaTCCAGGGGAAGAAGAAGGCTGCTCAACCCCTGgtcagctcctggtgctgccagaCAATCTCACTTCTGAGTAGCACTGGCATGCTGCAGACACCACGTTTCCAGAGCACACATCCCAAACCCACTCTGTCATTGCCATTTCTGCCCCAGAGAGAACAGCACTTGGCCATGCACAGGGAGGGAGCTGGCTCCATCTCTGCAGTCAGTTCCAAGTAAGATCTGTCAGGCTTTTTTTAAGTCTCCTTTGGAATAACATgcacagaattttaatttcctcaACTCGACAAATGAACAGCTTCTCATTTGCAGCCTTACTTTTTTCTCCAAGTGCTTAGATGGTTGTTGACACCCTATTTAATCTCCACAGCTTTCAATTTTTAGTTTCACAAAACCCTTTTGTACCATTATGTACCTCAGATTCCCACAGTATGGAGTGAAAAGCTCCACGCTCAGCTTCTCAGACCAAGAAGACTTTGAGCCCAACCCTCCAACAACCCTCCAACAGCCTTCCTTCTCAGTCtgccagctgctgtgcaggtaGAAGATGATTGGACTCATCCCCAGATCCATCTGGGGTCTTTTCACACTTGGATTTTCAGAGTTCATTCCCACTACTGGGATTGGCACAACCCTCAGCAACCAGTGACAGAAATTTTCACATGAGTGCCCTGCATAGTGAACAAGGAGCATAGACAGACCACCAGTTATTGTATCCAGCAGCAAGCACATGTGGACACTTACTCTGCCAAAACCCAAATTTGCTTCCAGCAGGAGCTCACACAAAGATCTGTCCACATGGCTGAGGTAGCAGTGGTGAGGAAATATCATCTCTGCCTGCTTGCAGCAGGTTTGGACCACGTTTACAAGCAAAAAGCCCTTAAAGGTAAGATAACATCAGCTTGCACACTGTCAGTGCAAAGCAGGCTTGTTTAAAAAGGCTTCCCAGATGCTTTAGGGGCTTCCAGCACACAAGACGCTGCTAAGAACATTTGCATAATTGCCAAGGACCACAGCCCAATGCAGGCAGGTGACAGGGTGGCCAGGAAAGTGTCACTTGATGATACTCTCTACTGATGgaaaaaagctgctgctgagaaggCTGAAGAGCCCCATAGAGTGAATTTTCTCTCCCATAAGATGAAATAAACCTTAAACAGACGATCCAGTGCTGACAGGAACCAGAACACTCTGTCTCCTGCCTGCTCTTTCACATCTGCATTTGATTGTGACTTTCCAGCTGGCACCTTGGACCTTGGCTCATGGGCAGTGAAATCCTGCTGCCAAACCTCTTCCCAACAGCACAGTACATCGAGGGGAGTTATTTATCACTGAGCTTTTGATAAGTATTTtggcaggcagggcaggctcctccagcagctggacaaTCCTGTCCAAATGACCCAAGGCATGTGAGGTGTTTGCAGCAACAAAAAATCCATAAGGGACGGCTGAATCTACACCTGAGTCTGCTGAGCTGCCAAAAATCCACCACCTTCCTGCATACTAAGAAGTCCTGAACAGGATAAACAGCAGCTCCTCAAACCACCTGCCTAAGAAGAACTCAACaatattcttaatttctttaggGCTGCAGCTTTGCTGCAAGATGGGAAGCATTTTATCACACTGTCTGGGAAGAGTTTGGCAAGCcacattttcagaaacagtttaAATCACTGGCATGTGAGGACATCAGGAATGATCCTAACACTGATTCTTCCTGGCTAGATCAGGAGGCACCAGCACAActctttcttccctctgtgATCACTCTTGGAATAGTTTGCATTTGCTCACAGAAGCCAGAGCAGTCACAGCTGCTCACAACAGCCGAGATCAGTGAGTCAGCTCTGCTGAAACGACTGAGACCTTGAAGCCAAGCAGAAAATGAACAGAAGACCAAGAGCAAAAAAGACTTCTGCAGCACCTTTAAGCACACTAAATACTTTTCACTGCACCCCATATGCTGTGACAATTAACATAAAAGTCCTTCTGCAACACAGCAAGCTCCAAAGTTGGCTCTGCAGGGCACAACACTACTTAGTTTCCATCTCTCCTTCCTCCATGGCCCTGCAGTCACCATGACTGGCTGCACactcccctgtcccaccagTGCCTGGAGGCCAGAGCTCTGCTATCCCAGACATAAATGCTCCTTTTTTGCCTCAAAAGGAGACCCTGAAGTGATGTTCTTATGACCTGCAGGCCCAGCAGACCCCAAAAGAGGAGGGGATGAAGTGGAAACTCAACACCTAGGGAAGttaagagaaaaaggagaggggTCCCAGGCACACCAGCACCACAAACCTCCACCTGGAGCCCAAGAGCTCACTGTGTCCCTGATGAGATCAGATCTGCCAagacagggcagggaggaaggcaaGAGACTTGTGATCCTCACAGCAAACCCTGAGGCAATCATGCTGGAAGAAGGGGCTGGTTCTTGCTTAGAGACAGCTCATCAGAGGCAGCAAGGACGTTTCACTGCGGATAATTT
The Cinclus cinclus chromosome 16, bCinCin1.1, whole genome shotgun sequence DNA segment above includes these coding regions:
- the RAB40C gene encoding ras-related protein Rab-40C isoform X1 codes for the protein MRGRMGTQGSPVKSYDYLLKFLLVGDSDVGKGEILESLQDGASESPYAYSNGIDYKTTTILLDGRRVKLELWDTSGQGRFCTIFRSYSRGAQGILLVYDITNRWSFDGIDRWIKEIDEHAPGVPRILVGNRLHLAFKRQVPTEQARAYAEKNCMTFFEVSPLCNFNVIESFTELSRIVLMRHGMEKIWRPNRVFSLQDLCCRAIVSCTPVHLIDKLPLPVTIKSHLKSFSMANGMNAVMMHGRSYSLASSGGGSSSKGNSLKRSKSIRPPQSPPQNCSRNNCKIS
- the RAB40C gene encoding ras-related protein Rab-40C isoform X2, whose translation is MRGRMGTQGSPVKSYDYLLKFLLVGDSDVGKGEILESLQDGASESPYAYSNGIDYKTTTILLDGRRVKLELWDTSGQGRFCTIFRSYSRGAQGILLVYDITNRWSFDGIDRWIKEIDERQVPTEQARAYAEKNCMTFFEVSPLCNFNVIESFTELSRIVLMRHGMEKIWRPNRVFSLQDLCCRAIVSCTPVHLIDKLPLPVTIKSHLKSFSMANGMNAVMMHGRSYSLASSGGGSSSKGNSLKRSKSIRPPQSPPQNCSRNNCKIS